The proteins below come from a single Xenopus tropicalis strain Nigerian chromosome 9, UCB_Xtro_10.0, whole genome shotgun sequence genomic window:
- the LOC101734404 gene encoding uncharacterized protein LOC101734404: MASNGQLVGIFSREAREAYDWLISSLLTKSAVRDVRTVHISNTNYRDVIYEADKCTFAILYHTKNRGRINITDVTDALYDRELEDLSRCLGRDRVIVVIDDLEDSSLEAKHIILQNQPSIGRWAVELFLFSDQEKTYQRRPLEDNKMAQMETLIKNKISRQDYSVYMGNDNPAEGRNSSQRLYDPTSRPGIWDSFKVNIYITYTRLTLNIVKENLSPVIIIQREPGDRRFQRPERNPPA, from the exons ATGGCGTCAAACGGGCAACTGGTTGGGATCTTTTCACGTGAAGCCCGAGAGGCATACGATTGGCTGATCAGTTCCCTGCTGACCAAATCTGCGGTGAGGGACGTCCGAACTGTTCATATCTCCAACACCAACTATAGGGATGTTATTTACGAGGCGGATAAGTGCACCTTTGCCATCCTGTACCATACCAAGAACAGAGGAAGGATAAACATAACCGATGTGACCGACGCTCTCTATGACAGAGAACTGGAGGATTTGTCTCGTTGTCTAG GGAGAGATAGAGTCATAGTGGTGATTGATGACCTGGAGGACAGCAGTTTGGAGGCCAAGCACATTATCCTGCAGAACCAGCCCAGTATTGGGAGATGGGCCGTAGAGCTCTTCCTCTTCAGCGACCAGGAAAAGACGTATCAGAGAAGGCCATTGGAAGACAACAAAATGGCTCAGATGGAGACATTAATAAAGAACAAAATATCCCGTCAGGATTACTCAG TTTACATGGGCAATGACAATCCA GCTGAGGGAAGAAACTCCAGCCAGAGACTCTATGATCCTACATCAAGACCTGGGATCTGGGACTCCTTCAAGGTCAATATCTATATCACTTACACACGTCTGACACTTAACAT TGTAAAAGAAAACCTTAGTCCAGTGATCATCATCCAACGGGAACCCGGAGACCGTCGCTTCCAGCGCCCAGAACGGAACCCTCCTGCCTGA
- the LOC116407741 gene encoding uncharacterized protein LOC116407741, whose amino-acid sequence MAAGRRVLVGIFSRESEESYKWLINILISFKEVDVRPVLISNSRCLTEDISKCDVAILYHSQNRGRINITDVTDSLYDEELKLLSKWLGKENVMVVVDDLTDINQQLKNRILQHQPSIGELANELFLFSVNEKSSEALMSDDFRENKMKEMENIIKEKRKKKAPVHSFVPIGNLMPENSRINITGFLKKHAILISGLTVIFLVVVIVISRNRYTEHLKPTAGYPTASNMSTPWHPETITSSLPLNNSLHPTNLTFYSVDTKSEPGNGTQESPTSTFQANNGTHSPGRVSTNGSDFET is encoded by the exons ATGGCTGCAGGAAGGAGAGTCCTGGTTGGGATTTTCTCCAGGGAGAGTGAGGAGTCATACAAATGGCTGATCAACATCTTAATCTCCTTCAAAGAAGTCGACGTCCGACCCGTTCTCATTTCCAACTCCCGTTGTCTTACGGAAGATATCAGCAAGTGCGACGTTGCCATTCTCTATCACTCCCAGAACAGAGGAAGGATAAACATCACAGATGTCACCGACTCGCTATATGATGAGGAACTCAAGCTTCTGTCTAAGTGGCTTG GGAAAGAGAACGTCATGGTGGTGGTTGATGACCTCACAGACATCAACCAACAGCTGAAGAATAGGATCCTACAGCACCAACCAAGCATTGGGGAGCTGGCCAATGAGCTCTTCCTTTTCAGCGTCAACGAGAAGTCTTCCGAGGCTCTGATGTCAGATGATTTCAGGGAGAACAAAATGAAAGAGATGGAGAATATAATCAaggaaaagagaaagaagaaagcCCCTGTTCATAGTTTTG TTCCCATTGGAAACCTCATGCCG GAAAATTCCAGAATAAACATCACTGGCTTCTTAAAG AAACATGCTATACTGATATCTGGACTTACAGTTATATTTCTGGTTGTGGTCATTGTTATCAGTCGGAATAGATACACGGAGCACTTGAAGCCTACGGCGGGGTACCCAACTGCAAGCAACATGTCCACCCCCTGGCACCCAGAAACCATCACATCAAGCCTCCCTCTTAACAACTCCCTTCATCCAACCAACCTCACTTTCTATTCTGTAGATACCAAATCCGAGCCTGGAAATGGCACCCAGGAGTCTCCAACATCAACATTCCAGGCCAACAATGGCACCCACAGTCCGGGAAGGGTTTCAACAAACGGTTCAGATTTTGAAACTTAA